The following proteins are co-located in the Spea bombifrons isolate aSpeBom1 chromosome 3, aSpeBom1.2.pri, whole genome shotgun sequence genome:
- the AMOTL2 gene encoding angiomotin-like protein 2 isoform X2, with amino-acid sequence MRTAEDSSGTVLHRLIQEQLRYGNLSENRTLLAIQQQALRGGGGNGSPRSSIESLEQEEMQMAPSARQEPQGQEHHTDHFYLENPMYKAHELQHKGEELPTYEEAKAALSQYYAAQNSQQLEHGAHRQDQSLKELKHGHVRSLSERLLQMSLERNGAKPQNLMSSSHSFPQLSRHYQLSVAHGQYDGVNYRSAPPEYPNYSHPEQNVNGYVPEQRHYSENLPLYHQSDIRPMQDQNLNYGPMTSYNRAETHMAQMDALLRENEKLRRELESYSEKAVKIQKLETEIQRISEAYESLMKASCKRESLESAMRTKMEGEMRRMQDFNRDLRGREQQQQREKLEREVSLLRSANEDQRRRAELLEQALSNAQARAARNEDELRKKRAYVEKVERLQQALSQLQAACEKREQLELRLRTRLEQELKILRSQQRQPMAQSGNLSPELSVSVLSEQLREKEERILALEADMTKWEQKYLEERTMRQFAMDAAATAAAQRDTTIINHSPRHSPNNSFNEDLLMVSHRHQEMENRIKALHAQILEKDAVIKVLQQRKPHQGPLRPAKSVPSIFTLSTISQNPASTEQATNTTTTAGTTTFKSNEQLSCVALVPVHSKHGSKDGCTQTECGAQQTTLPENLGERNTAPSIETSSINSNISEMVEILI; translated from the exons ATGAGGACAGCAGAGGACTCGTCTGGAACAGTTCTGCATCGCCTGATTCAGGAGCAGCTCAGATATGGCAATCTCAGCGAGAACCGCACATTATTAGCCATCCAGCAACAGGCTTTGCGAGGTGGAGGTGGCAATGGTAGTCCCAGGTCATCTATTGAGAGCCTTGAACAAGAGGAAATGCAAATGGCTCCTTCAGCAAGGCAAGAACCACAAGGTCAGGAACATCACACTGACCATTTCTACTTGGAAAACCCCATGTACAAAGCGCATGAACTTCAACATAAGGGCGAGGAGCTTCCAACTTATGAAGAAGCCAAGGCTGCTCTTTCTCAGTACTATGCAGCTCAGAACAGCCAGCAGTTGGAGCATGGTGCTCACCGACAGGACCAGTCACTCAAGGAGCTTAAGCATGGTCACGTTAGGTCTTTGAGTGAGCGTCTGCTGCAGATGTCTCTGGAACGTAATGGTGCCAAGCCGCAAAACCTCATGAGCTCCTCTCATAGCTTCCCTCAGCTCTCGAGGCACTACCAGCTATCAGTAGCGCATGGCCAATATGATGGCGTTAACTATAGATCAGCTCCTCCTGAGTACCCAAACTACAGCCATCCTGAACAGAATGTTAATGGGTACGTTCCAGAACAAAGGCACTATTCTGAGAATCTTCCTCTGTACCACCAGTCCGACATCCG GCCAATGCAGGATCAGAACCTCAACTATGGTCCCATGACATCGTATAATAGAGCTGAAACACATATGGCTCAGATGGATGCTCTTCTGCGAGAAAACGAAAAGTTACGAAGGGAGCTTGAGAGTTACAGCGAGAAAGCTGTCAAAATCCAGAAG TTGGAAACAGAAATCCAACGCATCTCTGAAGCCTATGAAAGTCTCATGAAGGCATCGTGCAAGCGCGAGTCCCTTGAGAGCGCCATGAGGACCAAAATGGAAGGAGAGATGAGAAGAATGCAGGACTTCAACCGGGATCTAAGAG GTCGTGAACAACAACAGCAGAGGGAGAAACTAGAAAGAGAGGTCAGCCTTCTGCGCAGTGCCAATGAGGACCAGCGTCGAAGAGCAGAGCTGCTCGAACAAGCTCTGAGCAACGCACAGGCAAGAGCAGCGCGCAACGAAGATGAGCTAAGGAAGAAACGGGCATATGTGGAAAAGGTGGAGAGGTTACAACAAGCTTTAAGTCAACTCCAGGCTGCCTGTGAGAAGAGGGAGCAACTTGAGCTCCGTCTACGAACACGACTGGAGCAGGAACTGAAGATATTAAGGTCTCAGCAG AGGCAACCAATGGCACAGAGTGGAAACCTTTCCCCAGAACTCTCTGTCTCCGTACTCTCTGAACAGCTGCGGGAGAAGGAAGAGCGGATACTGGCTCTTGAGGCCGACATGACCAAGTGGGAACAGAAGTATCTTGAGGAACGCACTATGCGCCAGTTCGCAATGGATGCAGCCGCTACTGCTGCTGCCCAACGTGACACAACGATCATCAACCACTCACCTCGTCACTCACCAAACAATAGTTTCAATGAGGACTTACTGATGGTCAGCCACAGGCACCAAGAGATGGAAAATAG aaTCAAAGCTCTCCATGCTCAAATATTGGAGAAAGATGCAGTGATCAAGGTTCTACAGCAAAGGAAACCTCACCAAGGCCCTCTCCGACCTGCCAAATCTGTTCCTTCTATTTTCACGCTTTCCACGATAAGCCAAAATCCAGCCTCAACTGAACAAGCAACCAACACCACCACCACCGCTGGTACAACTA ccTTTAAATCAAATGAACAGTTATCCTGCGTGGCCCTTGTGCCTGTTCACTCCAAACACGGGAGTAAAGATGGGTGCACCCAAACAGAGTGCGGAGCACAGCAAACAACGTTACCCGAAAACCTTGGTGAAAGAAACACAGCACCTTCAATCG AAACATCAAGCATAAATTCCAACATTTCGGAAATGGTAGAGATTCTTATCTAA
- the AMOTL2 gene encoding angiomotin-like protein 2 isoform X1 codes for MRTAEDSSGTVLHRLIQEQLRYGNLSENRTLLAIQQQALRGGGGNGSPRSSIESLEQEEMQMAPSARQEPQGQEHHTDHFYLENPMYKAHELQHKGEELPTYEEAKAALSQYYAAQNSQQLEHGAHRQDQSLKELKHGHVRSLSERLLQMSLERNGAKPQNLMSSSHSFPQLSRHYQLSVAHGQYDGVNYRSAPPEYPNYSHPEQNVNGYVPEQRHYSENLPLYHQSDIRPMQDQNLNYGPMTSYNRAETHMAQMDALLRENEKLRRELESYSEKAVKIQKLETEIQRISEAYESLMKASCKRESLESAMRTKMEGEMRRMQDFNRDLRERLESANKQLALKSLEQREDSQGAVSKLIAQCREQQQQREKLEREVSLLRSANEDQRRRAELLEQALSNAQARAARNEDELRKKRAYVEKVERLQQALSQLQAACEKREQLELRLRTRLEQELKILRSQQRQPMAQSGNLSPELSVSVLSEQLREKEERILALEADMTKWEQKYLEERTMRQFAMDAAATAAAQRDTTIINHSPRHSPNNSFNEDLLMVSHRHQEMENRIKALHAQILEKDAVIKVLQQRKPHQGPLRPAKSVPSIFTLSTISQNPASTEQATNTTTTAGTTTFKSNEQLSCVALVPVHSKHGSKDGCTQTECGAQQTTLPENLGERNTAPSIETSSINSNISEMVEILI; via the exons ATGAGGACAGCAGAGGACTCGTCTGGAACAGTTCTGCATCGCCTGATTCAGGAGCAGCTCAGATATGGCAATCTCAGCGAGAACCGCACATTATTAGCCATCCAGCAACAGGCTTTGCGAGGTGGAGGTGGCAATGGTAGTCCCAGGTCATCTATTGAGAGCCTTGAACAAGAGGAAATGCAAATGGCTCCTTCAGCAAGGCAAGAACCACAAGGTCAGGAACATCACACTGACCATTTCTACTTGGAAAACCCCATGTACAAAGCGCATGAACTTCAACATAAGGGCGAGGAGCTTCCAACTTATGAAGAAGCCAAGGCTGCTCTTTCTCAGTACTATGCAGCTCAGAACAGCCAGCAGTTGGAGCATGGTGCTCACCGACAGGACCAGTCACTCAAGGAGCTTAAGCATGGTCACGTTAGGTCTTTGAGTGAGCGTCTGCTGCAGATGTCTCTGGAACGTAATGGTGCCAAGCCGCAAAACCTCATGAGCTCCTCTCATAGCTTCCCTCAGCTCTCGAGGCACTACCAGCTATCAGTAGCGCATGGCCAATATGATGGCGTTAACTATAGATCAGCTCCTCCTGAGTACCCAAACTACAGCCATCCTGAACAGAATGTTAATGGGTACGTTCCAGAACAAAGGCACTATTCTGAGAATCTTCCTCTGTACCACCAGTCCGACATCCG GCCAATGCAGGATCAGAACCTCAACTATGGTCCCATGACATCGTATAATAGAGCTGAAACACATATGGCTCAGATGGATGCTCTTCTGCGAGAAAACGAAAAGTTACGAAGGGAGCTTGAGAGTTACAGCGAGAAAGCTGTCAAAATCCAGAAG TTGGAAACAGAAATCCAACGCATCTCTGAAGCCTATGAAAGTCTCATGAAGGCATCGTGCAAGCGCGAGTCCCTTGAGAGCGCCATGAGGACCAAAATGGAAGGAGAGATGAGAAGAATGCAGGACTTCAACCGGGATCTAAGAG AGCGGTTAGAGTCGGCTAACAAACAGTTGGCGCTTAAGAGTTTAGAGCAAAGAGAAGACAGCCAAGGAGCCGTATCTAAGCTGATCGCTCAAT GTCGTGAACAACAACAGCAGAGGGAGAAACTAGAAAGAGAGGTCAGCCTTCTGCGCAGTGCCAATGAGGACCAGCGTCGAAGAGCAGAGCTGCTCGAACAAGCTCTGAGCAACGCACAGGCAAGAGCAGCGCGCAACGAAGATGAGCTAAGGAAGAAACGGGCATATGTGGAAAAGGTGGAGAGGTTACAACAAGCTTTAAGTCAACTCCAGGCTGCCTGTGAGAAGAGGGAGCAACTTGAGCTCCGTCTACGAACACGACTGGAGCAGGAACTGAAGATATTAAGGTCTCAGCAG AGGCAACCAATGGCACAGAGTGGAAACCTTTCCCCAGAACTCTCTGTCTCCGTACTCTCTGAACAGCTGCGGGAGAAGGAAGAGCGGATACTGGCTCTTGAGGCCGACATGACCAAGTGGGAACAGAAGTATCTTGAGGAACGCACTATGCGCCAGTTCGCAATGGATGCAGCCGCTACTGCTGCTGCCCAACGTGACACAACGATCATCAACCACTCACCTCGTCACTCACCAAACAATAGTTTCAATGAGGACTTACTGATGGTCAGCCACAGGCACCAAGAGATGGAAAATAG aaTCAAAGCTCTCCATGCTCAAATATTGGAGAAAGATGCAGTGATCAAGGTTCTACAGCAAAGGAAACCTCACCAAGGCCCTCTCCGACCTGCCAAATCTGTTCCTTCTATTTTCACGCTTTCCACGATAAGCCAAAATCCAGCCTCAACTGAACAAGCAACCAACACCACCACCACCGCTGGTACAACTA ccTTTAAATCAAATGAACAGTTATCCTGCGTGGCCCTTGTGCCTGTTCACTCCAAACACGGGAGTAAAGATGGGTGCACCCAAACAGAGTGCGGAGCACAGCAAACAACGTTACCCGAAAACCTTGGTGAAAGAAACACAGCACCTTCAATCG AAACATCAAGCATAAATTCCAACATTTCGGAAATGGTAGAGATTCTTATCTAA